In Silene latifolia isolate original U9 population chromosome 3, ASM4854445v1, whole genome shotgun sequence, a single window of DNA contains:
- the LOC141649409 gene encoding protein FAR1-RELATED SEQUENCE 5-like, with protein sequence MGQQQPHCVITDQCPGIKKACPNVFKHSMHKYCMWHIMQKMPEKVGRNRKSVIEAHGMQSNRWLKYVFAIRQKWIPAYFRDLPLGCLLRTTQRSESSNSYFKRFESHFGTLVEFWMRYNSAIEQQRHTQRRMDTANEHSMLEKVGPMKVEMHASLVYTHPIFADFQNEVKHEICSMGVGSLTTVEAVEYHDVRDVLKHGSFRVEFNTKTNESKCACR encoded by the exons ATGGGGCAGCAGCAACCTCACTGTGTAATTACAGACCAGTGCCCTGGAATTAAAAAGGCTTGCCCAAATGTCTTCAAGCATTCTATGCACAAgtactgcatgtggcatatcatgcagaAAATGCCTGAGAAAGTGGGAAGG AATCGAAAATCTGTTATTGAAGCACATGGTATGCAAAGCAACCGGTGGTTGAAGTATGTCTTTGCAATCAGACAAAAGTGGATACCGGCATACTTTCGGGATCTGCCTCTAGGTTGTTTGTTGCGAACAACCCAGAGATCCGAAAGTTCAAACAGCTATTTCAAGCGGTTTGAAAGCCACTTTGGAACCCTTGTCGAGTTCTGGATGAGGTACAATTCCGCAATAGAACAGCAAAGGCATACACAAAGGAGGATGGACACTGCCAATGAGCATAGTATGCTCGAGAAAGTAGGGCCAATGAAGGTAGAGATGCATGCCTCACTTGTCTACACACATCCTATCTTTGCAGACTTTCAGAATGAAGTCAAACATGAGATATGCAGCATGGGGGTCGGGAGTTTGACAACAGTAGAGGCAGTGGAGTACCATGACGTTCGTGATGTACTGAAGCACGGAAGCTTCCGAGTTGAATTTAACACCAAAACTAACGAGAGCAAATGTGCAT gcaggtga